GTGCGCAGCCTCAACTGCCTCGCGGGCCTGCGTGTGCTCGACATCGGCTGCGGCGCCGGCCTGCTCTGCGAGCCGCTGTCGCGGCTGGGCGCGCAGGTCATCGGCGTCGATCCGTCGGTGAGCAACATCGCAGCCGCAAGGCTCCATGCCGGCAAGGGGCATCTTGCCATCGACTATCGCTGCACCACGGTCGAGGAGATCGACCCGCGCGAGCGCTTCGACATCGTGCTGGCGATGGAGGTGGTCGAACATGTCACCGACGTCGGAGTGTTCCTCAAGCGTTGCGCGTCGATGCTGAAGCCGAACGGGCTGATGGTGGTTTCGACGTTGAACCGCAACTGGAAGAGCTTCGCGCTCGCCATCGTCGGCGCCGAATACGTCCTGCGCTGGCTGCCGCGCGGCACCCATGAGTGGGACAA
The DNA window shown above is from Bradyrhizobium sp. CB1650 and carries:
- the ubiG gene encoding bifunctional 2-polyprenyl-6-hydroxyphenol methylase/3-demethylubiquinol 3-O-methyltransferase UbiG encodes the protein MSMQQNTSATAGSPTGSTVDAAEIAKFSKLSAEWWDPKGKMAPLHRINPLRLGYIRDAACRKFERNVRSLNCLAGLRVLDIGCGAGLLCEPLSRLGAQVIGVDPSVSNIAAARLHAGKGHLAIDYRCTTVEEIDPRERFDIVLAMEVVEHVTDVGVFLKRCASMLKPNGLMVVSTLNRNWKSFALAIVGAEYVLRWLPRGTHEWDKFVTPDELAKHLLDNRLVITEQTGVVYSPFADKWSLSSDMDVNYMVVAEGMV